From a region of the Archocentrus centrarchus isolate MPI-CPG fArcCen1 chromosome 18, fArcCen1, whole genome shotgun sequence genome:
- the LOC115797100 gene encoding ladderlectin-like isoform X1: protein MKLLTVSPLLLAMMALITAAGEGCTDTKFPSCPPGWTQYCNRCFYYVSQPMIWGDAQRNCQSMKANLASVHSPEEYQVIQKVISDASKASDRTWIGGTDGQQEGYWFWMDGTPLTYANWCPGEPNNSYGKESCMEMNFSGNKCMNDEGCSSKFPSVCVGRI from the exons ATGAAGCTGCTGACTGTGTCTCCACTTCTTTTGGCAATGATGGCTCTGATCACTGCTGCCG gAGAGGGCTGTACTGACACGAAATTCCCATCCTGTCCTCCTGGTTGGACTCAGTACTGCAACCGATGTTTCTACTATGTTTCCCAACCCATGATTTGGGGTGATGCTCAG AGAAACTGTCAGTCCATGAAGGCAAACCTTGCATCTGtgcacagccctgaggagtacCAGGTGATTCAGAAGGTGATATCTGATGCCAGTAAAGCAAGTGACCGAACATGGATTGGTGGTACTGATGGCCAGCAG gAGGGTTATTGGTTTTGGATGGATGGGACTCCTCTCACATATGCAAACTGGTGTCCGGGAGAGCCTAACAACTCCTATGGCAAAGAGAGCTGCATGGAGATGAATTTTTCAg GAAACAAGTGTATGAATGATGAGGGCTGCTCCAGCAAATTCCCATCTGTCTGCGTTGGGAGAATCTGA
- the LOC115797102 gene encoding ladderlectin-like — MKLLTVSPLLLAMMALITAAGEGCTDTKFPSCPPGWTQYCNRCFYYVSQPMIWGDAQRNCQSMKANLASVHSPEEYQVIQKVISDASKASDRTWIGGTDGQQEGYWFWMDGTRLTYANWCPGEPSNSFGKESCMEMNFSGNKCMNDETCSSKFPSVCVGRI; from the exons ATGAAGCTGCTGACTGTGTCTCCACTTCTCTTGGCAATGATGGCTCTGATCACTGCTGCCG gAGAGGGCTGTACTGACACGAAATTCCCATCCTGTCCTCCTGGTTGGACTCAGTACTGCAACCGATGTTTCTACTATGTTTCCCAACCCATGATTTGGGGTGATGCTCAG AGAAACTGTCAGTCCATGAAGGCAAACCTTGCATCTgtacacagccctgaggagtacCAGGTGATTCAGAAGGTGATATCTGATGCCAGTAAAGCAAGTGACCGAACATGGATTGGTGGTACTGATGGCCAGCAG GAGGGTTATTGGTTTTGGATGGATGGGACTCGTCTCACATACGCAAACTGGTGTCCGGGAGAGCCTAGCAACTCCTTTGGCAAAGAGAGCTGCATGGAGATGAATTTTTCAg GAAACAAGTGTATGAATGATGAGACCTGCTCCAGCAAATTCCCATCTGTCTGCGTTGGGAGAATCTGA
- the LOC115797100 gene encoding ladderlectin-like isoform X2, with protein MKLLTVSPLLLAMMALITAAGEGCTDTKFPSCPPGWTQYCNRCFYYVSQPMIWGDAQRNCQSMKANLASVHSPEEYQVIQKVISDASKASDRTWIGGTDGQQEGYWFWMDGTPLTYANWCPGEPNNSYGKESCMEMFPGLS; from the exons ATGAAGCTGCTGACTGTGTCTCCACTTCTTTTGGCAATGATGGCTCTGATCACTGCTGCCG gAGAGGGCTGTACTGACACGAAATTCCCATCCTGTCCTCCTGGTTGGACTCAGTACTGCAACCGATGTTTCTACTATGTTTCCCAACCCATGATTTGGGGTGATGCTCAG AGAAACTGTCAGTCCATGAAGGCAAACCTTGCATCTGtgcacagccctgaggagtacCAGGTGATTCAGAAGGTGATATCTGATGCCAGTAAAGCAAGTGACCGAACATGGATTGGTGGTACTGATGGCCAGCAG gAGGGTTATTGGTTTTGGATGGATGGGACTCCTCTCACATATGCAAACTGGTGTCCGGGAGAGCCTAACAACTCCTATGGCAAAGAGAGCTGCATGGA GATGTTTCCTGGGCTGTCATGA